A window of Ptychodera flava strain L36383 chromosome 1, AS_Pfla_20210202, whole genome shotgun sequence contains these coding sequences:
- the LOC139143452 gene encoding allatostatin-A receptor-like: MPPYVYNTELTMGVIGTIGNFLVVLVVWLTPSMRTTTNFLIVNLAAADLLTSALMIANKYPTNAFDLHVPEGLAGELFCRLYYNGDFFWISIRESTFGLLLVTLERYLALVHPFLYGIYCTNSRVAIAVVISWTFAAFIQMGILSFHHAEGGHCILFDYPNVSVSIFFGTFYFVVCYLVPTVVMVWAYARIFISLKVASHNGPGAIDDRISSLVRARKRLVKMLILVLLAFFLCWTPANLIFMIHNLGGPIDYFSGYYNAIALLAYANSILNPFIYAFKYKQFRNGFLASLPRFLFKKNSVDAVNTASVTLTTVAASTVNQRSQHPEA; the protein is encoded by the coding sequence ATGCCTCCGTACGTCTATAACACCGAGCTGACGATGGGTGTGATTGGAACCATTGGTAATTTTCTAGTCGTTCTGGTCGTCTGGCTCACCCCTTCGATGAGAACAACTACAAACTTCCTAATCGTCAACCTAGCTGCGGCAGACCTTCTCACCTCGGCTCTCATGATTGCCAACAAATACCCAACAAACGCGTTCGACCTTCACGTACCCGAAGGGTTAGCCGGTGAGTTGTTCTGCCGCCTGTACTACAATGGGGACTTCTTCTGGATCAGCATCAGAGAATCGACGTTCGGTTTGCTGCTGGTAACGCTTGAGAGGTACCTCGCCCTGGTGCATCCATTTCTTTACGGTATATACTGCACCAATAGTCGCGTTGCTAttgctgttgttatttcttGGACTTTTGCAGCTTTCATTCAAATGGGTATCTTAAGTTTTCACCACGCCGAGGGAGGGCACTGCATTCTGTTTGACTATCCCAACGTTTCCGTCTCCATCTTCTTTGGCACGTTTTATTTTGTAGTTTGCTACCTGGTGCCCACTGTGGTTATGGTCTGGGCTTACGCCAGGATTTTTATCAGTctgaaagtggcttcacacaatGGCCCTGGTGCTATTGATGATAGAATATCGTCGCTTGTTAGAGCTCGTAAACGACTCGTGAAGATGTTGATTCTTGTTTTGTTGGCTTTCTTCCTGTGCTGGACGCCtgcaaatttgattttcatgattCACAATCTTGGAGGTCCCATAGATTACTTTTCGGGCTACTACAATGCTATTGCCTTATTGGCCTACGCCAATTCTATCCTTAATCCTTTCATTTACGCTTTCAAGTACAAGCAATTCAGGAACGGTTTCTTGGCAAGCCTTCCTCGTTTCTTGTTCAAGAAAAACAGCGTGGATGCCGTGAACACAGCATCGGTAACGCTGACAACGGTAGCAGCATCGACCGTCAACCAGCGCAGCCAACACCCAGAAGCCTAG
- the LOC139132571 gene encoding zonadhesin-like, which translates to MKPPVLLFVVFFGSLLLGGECNDQKLTKITAGHHVKKRAAGDFKVGIAWDTCQSSRIGVNIFEINAPTVAILVTIIDDKSNAKIADGQELGGTGGTTISDSFPVPSSNRDYEVQWTDKSDQTNSGAVTLHKCVSISATGRRDPHMRTFSGLRYNFQGYCSYTLVKDCRTGSPSFNIFADFRGRQNPTKPPTRMVSVTIEIGGADTYTFLEDHSVLVNDRLVESRNITIGDDKGSIQADEDSVVLYFKEAGLSLEWTGKDHEALVTIDTDDLAGRLCGLFGDGSRVQGDDLVKSDGRRTTNTTEFAESWVVPGSCPHDLKTPLTRTRTRA; encoded by the exons ATGAAGCCACCGGTTCTTCTTTTCGTCGTCTTTTTCGGGAGTCTTCTCCTCGGAGGAGAGTGTAAC GACCAGAAGTTGACGAAAATTACTGCTGGGCACCACGTAAAGAAACGCG CTGCTGGCGACTTCAAAGTGGGGATCGCCTGGGACACATGTCAAAGCAGTCGCATCGGAGTGAATATATTCGAAATCAACGCGCCGACTGTTGCAATCTTAGTAACCATCATCGATGATAAAAGCAACGCAAAAATTGCCGATGGCCAGGAACTTGGAGGGACCGGCGGAACAACGATATCGGACTCATTCCCAGTTCCGTCAAGCAACAGAGACTACGAAGTCCAATGGACTGACAAGAGTGACCAGACCAATAGCGGAGCTGTAACGCTTCATAAAT GTGTAAGCATAAGTGCAACAGGAAGGAGAGATCCGCACATGCGCACTTTCAGTGGACTACGATACAACTTTCAAGGTTATTGCAGCTACACTCTCGTGAAGGATTGCCGGACAGGCAGTCCGTCCTTCAACATCTTCGCCGACTTCCGTGGACGACAAAACCCGACAAAACCCCCGACCAGAATGGTTTCTGTTACAATAGAAATCGGAGGAGCCGATACCTATACGTTCCTCGAAGACCACTCAGTTCTG gttAACGATCGTCTGGTGGAAAGTCGTAACATAACAATAGGTGATGATAAGGGAAGTATCCAGGCCGACGAGGATAGTGTTGTATTGTACTTCAAGGAAGCCGGTCTGTCTCTGGAATGGACCGGTAAAGACCACGAGGCTTTGGTGACCATCGACACAGATGATCTGGCCGGCAGGCTTTGCGGATTGTTCGGTGATGGGAGTCGAGTCCAGGGAGATGACTTGGTGAAATCAGATGGTAGACGAACCACAAACACCACTGAGTTTGCCGAAAGCTGGGTCGTTCCCGGGAG TTGTCCGCATGACCTCAAGACACCCCTCACTCGTACTCGTACTCGAGCATAG